Part of the Drosophila kikkawai strain 14028-0561.14 chromosome 3L, DkikHiC1v2, whole genome shotgun sequence genome is shown below.
AAACCTAAAGTATCTAGAGCCTAGTTTAGGACCCTTAAAAATCAAGTAAGATTTGGTTTATGTATCCCATTTCTAGTCTTATTTAGCtcataaaaacatataaattaagcaaaacaatttcccaaatatttaaacataaaaatccAAACCATAAACAActcaaaacacacacataattACCATTTCCCTCACTATCTTCGAAAAGTCTCCCGTTGTCACGCCTCATTATGTGACTCACGTAGACTCGTGGGAGTCCACAAGTCCATCGGTAGGCGGTTCGTCAACCCAGGCCTGGCCAACGTGCCTCTGGTGGTTCGATTGTTTTGCTGacaattagttttttggggGAGCTGCGCGTGCTCAGAACGTGGTGGTTGGTGAtcatagagagagagaaaactTTGGAGCCGGCGGCTAATTGATATGTAGACTGGGCGGACCGGTACACACGCTTATAATAGGATTTGCATCGGACTCCGACTGGTCGCCGTTGTCAGTGACCTTCTGAAATTGGTTCGCGAACCGCGATTCGGTTGCGCCATGAATGTTAATTGCTGATACTCGGGAAATTACGGGTGTACGGTTAGAACTGGGTCAGTTATCGGGAGGCCAGAGATTGTTGAGGAAGTAGAGTAATTgtcatattattatttaaatatttaaaagtggCATTTAATACttgcagaaaatatttaagaattgtcatagttcaaaatatataataattatatttttattattaaaatattgttaattaaAGCTTAGgggaaatttaaaagaattttcttATTCTACTTAAAATAGTgggaaacaagaaagaaagctaacttcgccaagccaaagtttgtataccctttcagGTTACTATTGGTTCAGgaaattcttcataaataagtcaaaaattgattaattttaattcggaaagcagttttgtattagtttttataaggttattaaatctgcatactaaattaataattttaaaaaattcaaattttttcgaattattgaaaattttaatgatgtaacccctttcatttttttgaaattttttcaaattttttttttaaagagacATAGCTAGATTGactctcctgttaatgctgatcaagaatatatatgatttatagggtcggaaatgactccttcactatgttgcaagcttctgactgaaaaaAAGGTAATTTcagtttacaaaaatattttctaaaattccAAGATATCTCTTAAAATGTAGggaacattttttaagaattgttatattattatttaaatattaacacattcaaataaaaactctTTACATATCTtgaatatgaatattttctatgaattttagcttttaaagtaataaattAACTATTAACCTACcattacttaatttaaaaattcatataaTATTTGATGTTACCTCTTggagattattattatttcattttgtttattattatgttattaataattgaatttgaattgtTGATCCGGTTCGTTAGACAGCTAATCGCTTTGAAAATGTAATATCAACATGATACTATATAAAATTGATAACAGACAGGCATTGacattgaaaataaacatGTATAGAAATGAACTGAATGATAACCTACTTCCGCTgattctggcaattacaatttaaaatttaaattttgaaatacataaaaatataattgaaattagcaaataaataattaaaattaagtagaAGCTGCAGCTTGTTGCTATGTAATTGGGGCAAGCCAGACTCTGCgcaaaaatcaattaatgtCTGATCTATAAGAGATCGACCTTCGGCTTGATGCAGTACTAGAGTACAGCTGATAAGAGAGGCATTGGCACAGATTAACTCAGCCGCAACTGACAGTTGGCGGTGAATGCAGGTCAGGTTCGttttatttgcaaaaaaatagggaaatttCTTCGTCATTTTTGCTTGTAATTTGAGTTTATAATCTTGATTACTTCTTAGTGATTATGAATTTTTCCACAACCGTGCCGAATTTGAAATGGCATGAATTATACACGTGCGTAAACCTAGAATATTATAGAAGGTCGGATCGGTGTCGGTGTCAGTTTCTCCGGTAATTCAAAATACAGACAGGGCGGAAGCTGGTTCCACTTTTGCCCAGTCATGCAATCGCATCAGACCCATCAATTGTCACCTTTGGTATCTTTCCGCTGCCAGGCCATGACATGACATTTTCGGAAGTGTTCCCAAGCTAATTCCCCCAAAAAATCAATGAAAGTGAATGTGATTTTTCCATTCTACGTTCTAGggttgtttaaataataatgaaactagatttatttaatttatttcattccgCATTTATGTGTAgattgttttagtttttgctGTATCAGCAGACTAGACCAACCAGTCCGAAAATGTTAACGTTCCTACGTAATCGGCGGAATATATTATTTCCAGGTGTCGGTGTTTTTTTCTATGATTCACTTGTACTTTCgatcgtgtttttgtttacatatgATTAGCATATTTCTACGCTTCTGTATTTTAATGGGAAAGCCCTAGGGAGAGGGGCTATTACGTTTAATAGAAAATGAGTAGGTTTTAAGTGAGATctaattacatttatttgatttatttgtctttattatattataatcttctttaaaaatatgtatattttacaatttagaattttcctaatataataataatcctATTGGTGTTAGTTATAATATAATcttctctaaaaatatataaattataaattgtagaatttttctaatataattataccCCTATTAGTCCTAATTATAGAGCAatctttcttaaaaatatataaataattaagtttaGAATTTTTCCAATATAAAATTACCCATATTGGTCTTAGTTATAATATAATCTctcttgaaaatatataaattataaaatctaaCAAATTTTTGTATTGTAATAATACCTCTATAGGtcgtaattaaaataaattcatccccaaaaatatataaattatatagaattttatctaatataataaatcCTATTACgcaatttatattttgcagGGCGCGTGACCGGTGAGCGCCGGATTCTGAACGGAGTCAGCGGCAGTTTCCGGAACGGCCAACTCTCGGCCATCATGGGACCCTCGGGAGCCGGTAAAAGCAGTTTGCTAAATGCGATTTCGGGTTTCAGGtaagaacaataaaaatcgaaaaaaaataaaaaccagacTGGACGGGCTGCATTCGAGACGTCATCGGGATTGAAGTGTAACAAAGCCCAGGCGCCGCCGCTAAAATACTTGGTATATCATTTGGTTACCGTCAAAACCGTGAACCGGTTCTATGCTTGGCCAACTGGTGATTAAAGCCATGTTCATTCTGAGTCAATTTGGCCAGCAGCCGGTCAGCCAGACTTAAATGCGAAATGTCAAATGGGTTCTGCAGGGTTTGCTGGGGCGGTACAGACTCTCAGAACCATCTTAGCCTTGAAAAAAGGTGACAGACAAGCGCTTAAAAGATGAAGCTTCCTCAATAAAGATTTGGggagttaaaaaatataaatagaaatgcacaaaaatgcTTATTAAGTAAGCTAATAAATCTTTGTTGAAGACTCTGAAGCTTTTTATTACGTTTATGTCATTTAAAATGCTTCAACAAAACCAAGCTTAAGCTGAAGTTtaccagaaaatatatatatttttactatatatctcattttttttctattttaaaaccTCTTTTAACCCTTCCTTTCCAGGCGCGACGGCGTCACTGGCAGCATAAAGATTCGCAGAGACAATGCCTGCTACATCACTCAAGATGACCATCACCAGACCCTTCTCACAGTCGAGGAGCTCATGAATCTCGCCTGCGACCTCAAGCTAAAACATAGGCACAAAAAGCAAGAGATCCTCACGGAGATCCTGGagaatttacatttaaatcaTCGACGCAATGTGACGGCTGAAAAGCTTAGTGGCGGCGAGCGCAAGCGTCTGTCCATTGCTTTGGAACTGGTGGATaatccaaatattttctttttggatGAACCCACCAGCGGTTTGGATGAGGTGACGGCAGCCCAGTGCATACGCCTGCTGAAGGCCATGGCCCACGAGGGACGCACTATTGTTTGCACCATACACCAGCCTTCGGCCAcgatatataattattttgacaGCATTTACGTCTTGGCCAAGGGTCATTGTGTATACCAGGGCAGCCCGCGAGCCACTATACCTTTTCTGAGACTGGCTCAGCTGGATTGTCCCAGGCATTACAGTCCCTCGGATTATAGTGAGTGAAATATGGGATTATCttataaaatatcaattaaaaattaaactttttgcACAGTTATTGAGCTGGTGGATGCCGAGGATGGCCACCTTGTGCCTGCTCTCAGCGAGCTAACCGAGAATGGAAAGCTGATCTATGTGGCCAGTCATTCGGATCAATTGGATGCCACTTTGGAGTCCCAGCAGGCTGTGACCACCATGTTTGTGGAGCAGCCAAAGCGTCCCTTTCTGCCCACCTTCTTTGCTGGCAGTGCTGCCTCTACAGATGGTTCTTTGATTGGTGGAACAAGTGCCTTGTTGGAACAGGTCAAGGCTCTTTCCAGGCGATTGCACACGGATTCTCGCGAGATCTCTGGACTGAGACAGTTTGTGGTGCTCATGCGTGTGATGTTGCTGAGGATAACGCGTGCTCGTTTGGCTTTAATCATACAATTGTTCCATCATTTGCTCTGTGGCATATTCTTTGGTTTGATCTTCTTCCAACTGGGAAATCAGGGAGCGCGAATGTTTGATCATCTTAAGTTTTGTATTGGAGCTGTGCTTATGATTGTGTACACCCAAGTGATGGTGCCTATTTTGAGCTGTGAGTATTAGTAAAATCTCTTTAGCGAAGCATTTCctttatcaaatattttttaatagatcCCGCTGAGGTCAAGGTGGTCAAAAAGGAGACTTTTAACCGCTGGTATACCCTGACACCCTACTATATGGCCTTGACAATCTCACGCCTGCCTCTACAAGTGCTGCTAAACATCACCTTTATGGCGGTGACCTACTGGATGTCTGGCTTGCCAGAGCAATTCTGGCGCTTTGGCATCTTTGTGGCTGTTGGTTTAATGATCTCCCTGGTGGCCGAGGGCATGGGCCTGGCTATAGGGGCCACTTTTAGCATAACAGTGAGTTTTGGAAAGCAACCTAATGAGATTCTTCTCtaaatctattaaaattcTCCTTCCAGAACGGCAGCGTGGTGGGTCCCATGATCATAGCCCCTCTCATGGGCCTGGCTGTGTATGGCTTTGATTTTGCTCCGCAAATCACAGGCGGCATGCAGCTCCTGATGAAGTTCAGCTATGTCCGTGTGGGCGTGGTGGCTTTGGTCTTGGCCGTGT
Proteins encoded:
- the LOC108073961 gene encoding ATP-binding cassette subfamily G member 4, with translation MEQSRNLLTKQSKDVEFQDVFYTVKERKNFWRVTGERRILNGVSGSFRNGQLSAIMGPSGAGKSSLLNAISGFRRDGVTGSIKIRRDNACYITQDDHHQTLLTVEELMNLACDLKLKHRHKKQEILTEILENLHLNHRRNVTAEKLSGGERKRLSIALELVDNPNIFFLDEPTSGLDEVTAAQCIRLLKAMAHEGRTIVCTIHQPSATIYNYFDSIYVLAKGHCVYQGSPRATIPFLRLAQLDCPRHYSPSDYIIELVDAEDGHLVPALSELTENGKLIYVASHSDQLDATLESQQAVTTMFVEQPKRPFLPTFFAGSAASTDGSLIGGTSALLEQVKALSRRLHTDSREISGLRQFVVLMRVMLLRITRARLALIIQLFHHLLCGIFFGLIFFQLGNQGARMFDHLKFCIGAVLMIVYTQVMVPILSYPAEVKVVKKETFNRWYTLTPYYMALTISRLPLQVLLNITFMAVTYWMSGLPEQFWRFGIFVAVGLMISLVAEGMGLAIGATFSITNGSVVGPMIIAPLMGLAVYGFDFAPQITGGMQLLMKFSYVRVGVVALVLAVFGFQREELDCDDIYCHFSDPRVLLKFLDVEKVSILHQFGILAMLMLFFRVIMYISLRKRCYA